A stretch of DNA from Nitrososphaerota archaeon:
GTCTCGGCCAATTATGATGTTGGTGCAGCCATAGTTTTGTCTCATTATAGCGTGGTGAATTGCTTCTTTTGGTCCTGCGTATCTCATTTCGGTGTGCAGGGTTGCAAGCGTACACCTGTTCTTCGGGTAATAATTCTCAATCATGGTGATATATGATTCCAAGATTACTTCGTCGACAAAGTCACCGGATTTTTTCTTGCCGATCAATGGATTTACAAATACGCCGTCGCATGACAAAAACGACTCTTTTTGCAGCATTTCGTGAGCAACATGAGGGGGGTTTCTAGTCTGAAATGCAGCTATGGTCTTCCAGCCTGCATGTGAGAATGCCTTTCTTGTGTCAGTTGGGGTTAGCCTGTATTTTCTAATTGGGTCTGCGCCAGGCCTCGTGACATAGTCGATTTTCCCTCCGATAAGATAGTCATTCATGGATATTGTTTTTGCAACGCCTGGATGATTCACATCAGTTGTGCCGTAGACTGCCTGTGATGTTTTTGTTTTATCAAAGGTATAGATTTCCTCTACGTGTAATACGGCAAACTCTCCGTGGGTTGTCTTTAGTGTAACATCGCCCGAGTCCTTTGCCTTTTGTGCGGTTTCCTTGTCCACATCAAGAACTATTGGAACGGTCCATGCAAGATCGCTTGCCAGCCTTCCCTTTGATACAACACCATCGAAGTCTGATTTTACTAAAAATCCCTCCAGTGGGCTGAAAATTCCGTCTGCAATGTTTTCAACATCGTTTGCCAGATCTTCGCTAATAGAAATGGAAAACATTCCTGCCGTGTTTTTTTGCGAAATTCGGCTTACCAGTCTTCCGCCGTGTGGTCGTATTGCGTCCATGCCTTCAGTGTTTCATGTGCAAGCCGCACTCTTTATGTGTATCAGACTCCCACCACCATCTACCTGAACGGAGGTCCTCGCCTGGCTTAATCGCTCTGGTGCATGGCTCACAGCCAATGCTGGTATAGCCACGGTCTAGGAGTTTGTTATATGGTAAATTGCGCTCTTTAATGTACGATAATACCTGGTCCCATGTCCACTCTATGATTGGGTTTACCTTTACTATTCCGCCGTGGAGGTGATCTAGCTCCACCATTGCTGCGTGGGATCGGTTTTCGTTTTGGTCCCGTCTCAGGCCTGTAACCCAAGCATCTAGTGTTGAGAGAATTTTGTTAAGAGGGCGGACCTTTCTTATTTCGCAGCAGAGCTTTCTGTTTTCCACTGAATCATAGAACAGATTAATCCCCTTTGTACCGACCATTTCTTCTACTGCCGCAGTTTCTGGGAACATTACCTCGAAATTGATATTGTATTTTTTTGCTATTGCGTCCATTACGTCATAGGTTTCCTGGTTTAGTCGGCCAGTATCCAATGTGAAAAATCTCGCCTTTGGATTTACTTTTATAATCATGTCAGTGACAACGCTGTCTTCTGGGCCAAAGCTTGACGCCTTGGCAATTTTGTCGCCAAATGTTTCGTACGCCCACCTCAATGCGTCTTCTGGGGTTTTAAGTCGAGTGTTAACCTTGTCGATTTCTTCTTGCGTGTACAACTGTATGTATAGTGAAAATTTGTCTTATAATTATTTGGAGGGATCATCCAGAATTATAAGCAGGGTTTTGGCATGAAAAAAAATGAATGAACCTGCATTTGTAGTTGTTTTTCCGTCGATTTTTGCCAAAAACAAGCAAAGTCTGCTAGTATCTAACATTAAAAAAATTCTCAAAATTCAGAATCATGGATATTCCACAATTACAACGGACGATGATCTCATAATAATAGATGCAAACGATCCAGTCTTTGCATCGTCTGCAATAAACCAGCTTTTTGGTGTAGGCCAAGTCTCCATTGCAAGACGAACTGAGAATAAATTCAATGAAATAGTATCTACTATTGCAAAAATTGGCAGCAGCCTTTTGTTGCGGGGCGATGTTTTCTATGTCAAAGTAGAAGGTCATGCATCTGGTTATTTGCCAAAAGACGTAGAGATTGCTGCAACATCTGCACTAATTGAAAAGACTGTAGACATGGAATGCAAGCCTGGAACTGAAGCAAAACATGACAGTCTAATCCATTGCTATCTTACCAAAAAGAACGCATATGTTTCGATATTTTTGGAAAAAGGCCACGGCGGAGTTCCGTACAATTCCCAAGAGGAACAGATTTTGTGTTGCATCTTTGATGAGCTCTCCGCGATTTCCTGCCTTGAGGCAATAAAACAGGGATTTGATGTTAGAATTTTAGTTTGCTACACCACGGATGCAAATCTGATGGAGCTAGTCAAGATGACAAATAGGATCATCCCAAGACTACCAAGCCCATCAGTAACACTTGACTTTTGCCAAATTGCAATAAAAGATACTGCAAAGACGTTGCAGCAAAAAATTCTTGTGACATCCAATGTTTTGTGCCAGCTTGCAAAAAAGCACAAGATCCAAAGGGTTTGCCTTTCCCTATCACCACTTGTGTTTCCAATTTGGCTAATTGAGCAAAGCCTAGACACCGTGACAAAAAACAAGCTTATTCCGTGGATTGTGCTTGCCGGGCTGGATCAGGCTATCATAGACACTGCAAAAGAGATCGGCCTTGGGAAATATCTATCCAGAATAGAAAAGCTTGGTTCACTCAGATTAGCTAAGAGCAAAGACGACGTATCTGAAATCACACAAAAGGCAGTTAAGTCGTACCAGTCAGTTACAGTCAGGATTGGCCCAAACAATGTCCATGACATTTTGGACTCTCTTGATCACTGAAAATTTATTGTGCAAAATTTGAGGTGTTGCTATGAAAAAGATAGGCCAGTTCATCTATTCGTGGGGAAACGGTCACTATTCCCGTATGATGTCACTAAATGAGGAGCTACCCAACTTTATTCCGCAGTATGAGGGTCATTTTGCAAGCAAGGATGAAATCTACCAAAAACTACTGCAAAAATTTCCAAAGGAAAACGTGCACGAAGCACTTGCCCCTACTCCAATTGACGGCAAATACGGACCTGACGTGTTCTTATCAATGGTTAACACATTATTGCCAGTGCGTGGTAACCCCCCAGTAGTAAGACAGGTTGTAAGATACCTAAGAAAAGAGCGCGTGCTTTTTGATTCGCTAAAATTTGATCTTGTAATTAATGATGGTGATATGGGCCCAAACGTTTTGGCAAAAAACAGAAACATTCCATCCATATTCATAACAAACCAGTTTAGGCCGAGACTTTGGAAGTCCAGATTTTACTTTTATCCAGGAGTATGGTACGTATCAAAACAAATTGCCAAGGCAACAATGATTACAGTTGCCGACTCTCCACCTCCATATACTATGTGCGAGTATAATCTAAATTTTCCAGAAAAACTCAAAGAAAAAGTTGTTTATGTGGGCCATTTTGCATCTGACAAAAAGAAAAAATCCGACGTAAAATCTGATCTTGAAAAGATGGTTGAAGGCCACAAGTTTGGTTATTGGATGAGAACGGGCAACAAATCCACAAATGATATCACAGGTAAAAAATATGAGGAAGCATTTTCCCAGATGAAAAAGGAAAAGAGGGTCATCTCGCATGCAAGAGCAGACCAATCAATTGACAAAGTAAAGGACGCTGACGGCAAGACATATTCCATTTCAGAGGCACTGGAAAAGAAAATAGACTGGATTCAAATTGACGTAGGATTCCTATCAGAATCGCAAAAAGAAACAGTTGTGGAGGAATGCGACTATGCAGTAATCAACGGCTCACACACTGTCATGGGTGAAATTATTGGAGTAAAGGGAAAGCCAATAATCGGCATTCCAGTGTATGATGAGCAGACAAACCAGATCCAATGGGCGCAAGAACACAAACTTGGCATATTGGCAAACAGTACTAAACAGCTTATTTCTAGCATTTCGCATTTAAAGGGAAATTATGATTCTTTTGGGGACGCAGTAAAACAATACCAGAGAAACTTTGTTGCAAATGGTGCTAGAACCACTGCCAAGCTAGCTGCAGAGATGCTAAGTTCACGATAAGAGATAATAGCTTTTTTGATCGCAGTAGAATGGTCTGGTACGCGGTATTTCGATGGGCGAAATGACCGAAAGGGATGATGATAATGATCCGCGTGCCAGATTTTGGCTTTCTAGTGGGAACGCTTTTATGGAAAAATTTTATGGCAAACTCATTGGTTAATTGCCCAGAATGTGTAGCAAGGGAACGCAAGGCAGTTATTGAGCGAGAGGCTGCTAGTGGAAGCCAAGAAGGGGTTCAAAAACTCTTAGAACAGATAGAGATCCCCATGAAGTTTGATCCAGTAACAAAGCACTACATCTGCAAAAGATGTGGTCTGTATGCCACACGAGAGCAAGTAGGCGACATTCGCGAAAAGGTAAACAGACGAGATCCAACAAAAGAAGATAAGCACTATGACTATTTGGATTGGTGGCAAAAAAGTAAAAAAGACAAGATATAGGATTGGTGTTTCTTGGTAAAAAAGAAGGACGAGCTCCCAGATTGGGTATTAGATGATATAAAGGGCGCAAGATTTGCAAAGCCAGAACTATTGACCAGAACTGGTTACATTCTTGAGGTGTATATGGCTGACAAAAAAATTGATGCTCAGATATACGAAGCAGTAGAGGACGGTCGCCACATAATAACATTGGATCTCCCAAAAAATGTCAAACCGGCTGACTGTCAGACAGGAGCCGTGTATGAATTTGCAATAAACATGCTTAAGGCACCACTGGCAAAGAAAACAGTTGAGTTTCTAAAAAATGAAAAAGAAATCGAAATGTCTGCAATATACCAGTTTGAGCTCCAAAAGCTGACGCTTATGGATGTTGCATCAGACAATTCCGAGTCGGAAGAATAATAGAATTATTTTTGAAGTTTCCTAAATGCTGCACCCATTATGGGGTTTATCACAAAAGGTATTGTGTGCTTTAGCCAGACTCCGATTCGCACTATACCTGGCACAATTATTTCTAGTCTTGATGACTCAGATGCTGATAAAATTGTCTTTGCCACTGTTTTTGGGTCTAGCGAGGTCTGGGAATATTTTGGCATTTTGCTAAATGATTCATGATCAAAGAAATTAGTTCTAACCATTATTGGACTGACGACAGTTACGCCAATGTTTGTGCCCCTTAGTTCGTGCTTTAGTCCCTCAGAAAAGCCAAGCATTGCAAATTTTGATGCGCAGTACGATGCGATTCCTGGCAGGCCAAACGAGGCAGCAACCGATGCAACATTCACAATGTGGCCGGAATTTTGCTTTTGAAATGTAGGCAAAAAGCTTTTTGTGCAATATACCATCCCCAGATAGTTTGTTTTCATTTGGGATTCAATCTCTTCTATTGAGAGATCTGATACAGTTCCATAAATCGCAAAGCCTGCGTTATTTACCAGAATGTCTATTCTACCAAATTTATCCAGGACTTGGGCGGCCATTATCTTGACTTGGTCCTTATCGGAGACATCGCATGGGCAGACTAGTACATCAGATTTTAGCAATTGTTGCAGTTCTTCTAGTTTTTCCTTTCTTCTTGATACTAGTACTAGCTTTGAACCCTTGTTTGCAAACTCGATTGCCGCTGACTTTCCAATCCCACTTGATGCGCCAGTAATAACTACGACTTTGTCTTTGAATGACATGTTTTTTGGATTTATACAGTAATGATATGTTGGTTTCTATTCAGCTGGCTTTTGGTATTTTCGAAGCGCCATTTTCATTAGCAAAAACCACGCAATTGGAATTGGTAATTGATATGTCGCAATTCTCCATGCGATTATCGCATCCCATTCTACACTGTCACTTGGCAGCTCCAGCATGAACTTATCTAAATCCGACAGATAAGCCCACGTGCCAAATTCCGCAAGACCTGAACCACCTACCGTGATAGGCATGTTTCCAATTGCGTTGCCCGCCATTACTGCCAAAATGGAATCTATTGCGCTTACTGTCTGCTCAGTTCCAAATGAAATGAACATGAATGAAATTCCAAAGACAAGCCAAGACGCTAGCGAGATTAAAAACGATATTACAAATGCCTTTTTTGCATGTGGTGCACGAATATTTTGGCGCGTCATTGTACAGACATCTATCATCCATTGATTAGTCTTGTCCAAGTATTCCTGTCCTTTTTCCTTGCGTAATCGCAATACCAGATTTACAAAGATTTTTGGCACCTGAAAGTCTCGCTTGGCAGTCAAAAAGAATAATCCCGTCCACAATACAACAACTGGAATTGTAGTGCCCAAAACAATTGCACCAATTATTACATGCCCAGCTAAAATGGCTACTATTCCAGCAGTCAATGATAAAATACCTGCTGCCAATACTTCTGTCACCATCTCAAATATTCCAAGCCAAGATGCCTTTGATGCGGGCATGCCACGTTTGTTCATCCAGTATATTCTGACCACTTCTCCGCCAACAAACATTGGCGTAGTCATTGTTACAAATTCAGAACCGATTCTCACAAAGATGGTTCGCCAAAGAGATTCTATTTTTCCATGAAATACACCGATGATGTAATGGAATTTTATTCCTTGCAGGAACAGCTTGCCCATCATTGCCGCAAAGGCTGCAAGAAAATTCATAATTCCTACCGCAAAGACGTCCTCTGGTTTGACATCAAAAGATACGGCAATTATCAAAAATGGAACAAGGCTAGCTGCAAATGCAACAATTCGCCATTTCATTTTAGCAGGTTTTCAACTGAATCAAATATAAGCCAACAACTCTGACATTTACAAATTGAAAGCAATTTTTGTCGCGGGAACAGCCGGTGCTGGAAAATCACTACTCACATCTAAGATTCATGAATATTACACCAGAAACGGAGCATTTACTGCAATTTTGAATTTGGATCCCGGTGTGATTTCACTACCATACACGCCAGATATCGACATTAGGGATTCTATAGATATTGTATCCATAATGAAGCAGTATGATCTTGGACCAAATGGTGCACTGATGATGGCAAATGATCTGATTGCATCCAAGCTTGACGAGCTGCAAGAGGAAGCAGACAAGATTAATCCTGATTATTTGATTGTCGATACGCCGGGACAAATCGAATTATTTGCGTATCGTACCAGCGGCCCCTATTTTGTGAATAATTTTATGGCAGATCAAAAGTCTGCATTGTTTTTGTATGATGGGGTCCTAGTCACAACTGCAGTCAATTTTGTATCCATGGCACTTCTTGCTACATCTATTAGACTACGAATGGGGATGCCGACAATCAATGTATTGACAAAAACTGACTTGATTGCAGACAAAATCTCCGAGATATTACGATGGACTACAAATCTAAAAACTCTGGAAAATGCCATCTCTGCAGAAGCAGACGGTGAAACCTATGTGCTTGTGACAAATATTTTGCGCAGTCTAAACCTATCCGGCTTTGCTCAGGGGTTGATTCCAGTATCCAATGCAACAGGTGAGGGAATGGTAAACTTGGAAGGCTCACTGAGCAGAATTCTTAACCAAGGAGAGGAGATTGAAGACTGATGAATTCTGTTACCGCCAAAGCGCCATCATCTACTGCCAATTTAGGCCCAGGCTTTGACGTGTTCGGCCTTTCACTGGATGCATTTTATGATACGGTTACATTGACCAAACAAAAAAACGGCATTTCAATAATTACTGGTGATTCCATTCCTGTTTCCCCAAGCAAGAACACCGCAGGACTAGTAGTCCAATACATGAAGAAAAAATTCAAGATAAAAAGCGGAGTCCAAATCAGGATCAAAAAAGGAGTCCCGGCCGGATTTGGGATGGGAAGTAGTGCGGCCTCTGCAGCCG
This window harbors:
- a CDS encoding phosphoadenylyl-sulfate reductase yields the protein MQLYTQEEIDKVNTRLKTPEDALRWAYETFGDKIAKASSFGPEDSVVTDMIIKVNPKARFFTLDTGRLNQETYDVMDAIAKKYNINFEVMFPETAAVEEMVGTKGINLFYDSVENRKLCCEIRKVRPLNKILSTLDAWVTGLRRDQNENRSHAAMVELDHLHGGIVKVNPIIEWTWDQVLSYIKERNLPYNKLLDRGYTSIGCEPCTRAIKPGEDLRSGRWWWESDTHKECGLHMKH
- a CDS encoding SDR family NAD(P)-dependent oxidoreductase, translated to MSFKDKVVVITGASSGIGKSAAIEFANKGSKLVLVSRRKEKLEELQQLLKSDVLVCPCDVSDKDQVKIMAAQVLDKFGRIDILVNNAGFAIYGTVSDLSIEEIESQMKTNYLGMVYCTKSFLPTFQKQNSGHIVNVASVAASFGLPGIASYCASKFAMLGFSEGLKHELRGTNIGVTVVSPIMVRTNFFDHESFSKMPKYSQTSLDPKTVAKTILSASESSRLEIIVPGIVRIGVWLKHTIPFVINPIMGAAFRKLQK
- a CDS encoding glycosyltransferase — protein: MKKIGQFIYSWGNGHYSRMMSLNEELPNFIPQYEGHFASKDEIYQKLLQKFPKENVHEALAPTPIDGKYGPDVFLSMVNTLLPVRGNPPVVRQVVRYLRKERVLFDSLKFDLVINDGDMGPNVLAKNRNIPSIFITNQFRPRLWKSRFYFYPGVWYVSKQIAKATMITVADSPPPYTMCEYNLNFPEKLKEKVVYVGHFASDKKKKSDVKSDLEKMVEGHKFGYWMRTGNKSTNDITGKKYEEAFSQMKKEKRVISHARADQSIDKVKDADGKTYSISEALEKKIDWIQIDVGFLSESQKETVVEECDYAVINGSHTVMGEIIGVKGKPIIGIPVYDEQTNQIQWAQEHKLGILANSTKQLISSISHLKGNYDSFGDAVKQYQRNFVANGARTTAKLAAEMLSSR
- a CDS encoding GTPase, coding for MKAIFVAGTAGAGKSLLTSKIHEYYTRNGAFTAILNLDPGVISLPYTPDIDIRDSIDIVSIMKQYDLGPNGALMMANDLIASKLDELQEEADKINPDYLIVDTPGQIELFAYRTSGPYFVNNFMADQKSALFLYDGVLVTTAVNFVSMALLATSIRLRMGMPTINVLTKTDLIADKISEILRWTTNLKTLENAISAEADGETYVLVTNILRSLNLSGFAQGLIPVSNATGEGMVNLEGSLSRILNQGEEIED
- a CDS encoding flippase-like domain-containing protein, translated to MKWRIVAFAASLVPFLIIAVSFDVKPEDVFAVGIMNFLAAFAAMMGKLFLQGIKFHYIIGVFHGKIESLWRTIFVRIGSEFVTMTTPMFVGGEVVRIYWMNKRGMPASKASWLGIFEMVTEVLAAGILSLTAGIVAILAGHVIIGAIVLGTTIPVVVLWTGLFFLTAKRDFQVPKIFVNLVLRLRKEKGQEYLDKTNQWMIDVCTMTRQNIRAPHAKKAFVISFLISLASWLVFGISFMFISFGTEQTVSAIDSILAVMAGNAIGNMPITVGGSGLAEFGTWAYLSDLDKFMLELPSDSVEWDAIIAWRIATYQLPIPIAWFLLMKMALRKYQKPAE
- a CDS encoding thiamine biosynthesis protein, producing the protein MNEPAFVVVFPSIFAKNKQSLLVSNIKKILKIQNHGYSTITTDDDLIIIDANDPVFASSAINQLFGVGQVSIARRTENKFNEIVSTIAKIGSSLLLRGDVFYVKVEGHASGYLPKDVEIAATSALIEKTVDMECKPGTEAKHDSLIHCYLTKKNAYVSIFLEKGHGGVPYNSQEEQILCCIFDELSAISCLEAIKQGFDVRILVCYTTDANLMELVKMTNRIIPRLPSPSVTLDFCQIAIKDTAKTLQQKILVTSNVLCQLAKKHKIQRVCLSLSPLVFPIWLIEQSLDTVTKNKLIPWIVLAGLDQAIIDTAKEIGLGKYLSRIEKLGSLRLAKSKDDVSEITQKAVKSYQSVTVRIGPNNVHDILDSLDH
- the sat gene encoding sulfate adenylyltransferase; the encoded protein is MDAIRPHGGRLVSRISQKNTAGMFSISISEDLANDVENIADGIFSPLEGFLVKSDFDGVVSKGRLASDLAWTVPIVLDVDKETAQKAKDSGDVTLKTTHGEFAVLHVEEIYTFDKTKTSQAVYGTTDVNHPGVAKTISMNDYLIGGKIDYVTRPGADPIRKYRLTPTDTRKAFSHAGWKTIAAFQTRNPPHVAHEMLQKESFLSCDGVFVNPLIGKKKSGDFVDEVILESYITMIENYYPKNRCTLATLHTEMRYAGPKEAIHHAIMRQNYGCTNIIIGRDHAGVGKYYSPFAAQEIFSDFPDLDIKPLFFPAFYYCKKCLAFTNERACPHSPDFHEQISGTKLRQIIDEGKSPSEYIMRPEVVKVIQSFKRSFVE